From the Maioricimonas rarisocia genome, one window contains:
- a CDS encoding sugar transferase: MCQTRFATTTAESTREGDLGPGEYGARPRPVFDIGKRCFDIVFSAAILLLTLPFSLLVTLAIWLESGGPILFRQQRVGKDGRLFWIYKFRSMYPETPKYAVTPTNDDRDPRVTRVGRLLRKSGLDELPQFWCVLRGDMSVVGPRPEMPFIVEAYSPRARRRLRVLPGITGPWQISTHRHEPIHENLQYDLYYLAHRSMILDVKLVTRTAVLAGTALYRGLGYRVLNRTRRMFGSMLPHAVSSGVTPSQDSTRKLAS; the protein is encoded by the coding sequence ATGTGTCAAACCCGGTTTGCGACCACGACTGCAGAGTCCACACGCGAAGGTGACCTCGGCCCCGGCGAGTACGGGGCGCGGCCGCGTCCGGTGTTCGACATCGGCAAGCGATGTTTCGACATCGTGTTCTCGGCTGCGATCCTTCTGTTGACGCTGCCCTTTTCGTTGCTTGTGACGCTGGCGATCTGGCTGGAATCCGGCGGTCCGATTCTGTTCCGGCAGCAGCGCGTCGGCAAAGACGGTCGACTCTTCTGGATCTACAAATTCCGGTCCATGTACCCGGAGACGCCGAAATACGCGGTGACGCCCACCAACGATGATCGGGACCCGCGCGTGACCCGGGTCGGTCGGCTGCTCCGCAAATCCGGCCTGGATGAACTCCCGCAGTTCTGGTGTGTGCTCCGGGGTGACATGAGCGTCGTCGGCCCCCGCCCCGAGATGCCCTTCATCGTCGAGGCGTACTCCCCGCGAGCCCGACGGCGGCTGCGCGTTCTGCCCGGCATCACAGGGCCCTGGCAGATCAGCACGCATCGTCATGAGCCGATCCACGAGAATCTTCAGTACGACCTGTACTACCTGGCCCATCGGTCGATGATCCTGGATGTCAAGTTGGTCACCCGGACCGCTGTGCTGGCCGGAACAGCCCTGTACCGAGGACTTGGCTACCGGGTCCTGAACCGGACGCGCCGGATGTTCGGCAGCATGTTGCCTCATGCCGTTTCGAGCGGAGTCACACCGTCGCAGGACAGCACCCGCAAGCTGGCAAGCTAG
- a CDS encoding polysaccharide deacetylase family protein has product MPSRRLRLRFREAVKTLVYGSLAVTGRCLPRSAPPILTYHSIDDSGSPISRTPDEFRREMTYFHDHGFRTWTLGEFVDRLGSGNNNAERRFVITFDDGFENVWSTAYPILDELGFTATVFLVTDFVGRESGWSVNDKVTSYGLDRAPLLSWSHARQMQEGGFEFGSHTTNHPRMTDLATDELENDLSRSRQTIEDNLGTACRTFCYPFGIYNPTVRNAVRQAGYEAATTLRFGRNTSIDDVYELRRIGSARFHNWQFFRACVHGGWGRTAGN; this is encoded by the coding sequence GTGCCATCCCGCAGGTTGCGACTTCGATTTCGCGAAGCCGTGAAGACGCTCGTGTACGGCAGTCTGGCCGTCACCGGACGCTGCCTGCCGCGGTCTGCGCCGCCGATCCTCACGTACCACTCGATCGACGACAGCGGTTCGCCGATCTCCCGCACGCCGGACGAGTTTCGCCGGGAGATGACGTATTTCCACGACCACGGCTTCCGGACCTGGACGCTCGGCGAGTTCGTGGACCGACTCGGCAGCGGCAACAACAACGCAGAGCGGCGATTTGTCATCACTTTCGACGACGGCTTCGAAAACGTCTGGAGCACGGCCTACCCGATTCTTGACGAACTCGGGTTTACGGCGACGGTGTTCCTTGTGACAGACTTCGTCGGCCGGGAGAGCGGCTGGAGCGTCAACGATAAAGTGACATCGTACGGACTGGATCGCGCGCCGCTGCTCTCCTGGTCTCACGCCCGGCAGATGCAGGAGGGCGGCTTCGAATTCGGCTCCCATACGACGAATCATCCGCGGATGACGGATCTCGCCACCGACGAACTCGAGAACGACCTGAGCCGCAGCCGGCAGACAATCGAGGACAACCTCGGGACGGCCTGCCGGACGTTCTGTTATCCCTTCGGAATCTACAATCCCACCGTTCGCAACGCCGTTCGTCAGGCCGGCTACGAAGCCGCCACGACGCTGCGATTCGGGCGGAACACGAGTATCGACGATGTCTATGAACTGCGACGCATCGGTAGTGCCCGGTTCCACAACTGGCAATTCTTTCGAGCATGTGTGCATGGCGGTTGGGGAAGAACAGCGGGGAACTGA
- a CDS encoding O-antigen ligase family protein, whose translation MHRLLIIPMILYVLLAGLAFGVEPVIGMALIVAPALAVAVFRNPERSLLAVCFLIPFDRLTILLPAAGLTITKILILFTLAAWAVRVLLHRDEFAILSFVNQPTTLFVLAYFAINLIGVSQARDVDMAIRLIMTRASLIVFYFLIVNLLRTMKMVDRSINTILVASIFVCMIGLYEFVTGRQFLPQTVHGTELAMTFEGSARIQACAGHSNFHSAILVILFPFLLMRFEQVRAVGGKFVLGACVLLYALNIFGTNTRQGMLCMATAFAGTYLFQRVRHRARKILIGVSVGTVALVAFSMIPGKVDVSRYSGQSGLKSIEYRLAWIQMSWEMIKDRPLLGIGTGNYYTEYGRYRRFASTMAQQTPILNHNGYMQIWAENGTIGVLILLALLGAPLYVLYNTLQVTDDEDCRATSIAILISHCNYILLIGIIPMLEHEVAWIVLALSTAVGNIGMGRVHRASILEGPPRAIPLSRPSRQPTPGLSTSTG comes from the coding sequence ATGCATCGACTGCTGATTATTCCGATGATCCTGTACGTCCTGCTGGCGGGACTGGCGTTCGGGGTGGAGCCGGTCATCGGCATGGCACTGATCGTCGCCCCGGCGCTCGCGGTCGCTGTCTTCCGCAATCCCGAACGAAGCCTGCTTGCGGTCTGTTTCCTGATCCCCTTCGACCGGCTCACGATTCTTTTGCCGGCCGCCGGGCTGACGATCACCAAGATTCTGATCCTGTTCACTCTCGCGGCGTGGGCCGTTCGCGTGCTGCTGCATCGCGACGAGTTCGCGATTCTGTCCTTCGTCAACCAGCCGACGACGCTGTTCGTCCTGGCCTATTTTGCGATCAACCTGATCGGGGTCTCGCAGGCCAGAGATGTCGACATGGCGATCCGCCTCATCATGACGCGGGCCTCGCTGATCGTCTTCTACTTCCTGATCGTGAATCTGCTGCGAACGATGAAGATGGTCGACCGCAGCATCAACACCATCCTGGTGGCCAGCATCTTCGTCTGCATGATCGGGCTGTACGAGTTCGTCACCGGCAGGCAGTTTCTCCCGCAGACGGTCCACGGCACCGAGCTGGCAATGACGTTCGAGGGAAGTGCCCGTATCCAGGCCTGTGCCGGACACTCGAACTTCCACTCCGCGATCCTCGTGATCCTGTTCCCGTTCCTGCTGATGCGGTTCGAACAGGTCCGCGCAGTCGGCGGAAAGTTCGTCCTCGGCGCCTGTGTCCTGCTGTACGCGCTCAATATCTTCGGCACCAACACGCGTCAGGGCATGCTCTGCATGGCAACGGCATTTGCAGGGACGTACCTCTTCCAGCGAGTCCGGCACCGTGCCCGCAAGATCCTGATCGGTGTTTCGGTCGGCACAGTGGCCCTGGTTGCATTCTCGATGATTCCGGGCAAGGTGGACGTGAGCCGCTACAGCGGCCAGAGCGGTCTGAAGTCCATCGAATACCGTCTCGCCTGGATCCAGATGTCCTGGGAGATGATCAAGGACCGGCCACTGCTGGGCATCGGAACAGGCAACTACTACACCGAGTACGGGCGGTATCGCCGGTTCGCCAGCACCATGGCTCAGCAGACACCGATCCTGAACCACAACGGCTACATGCAGATCTGGGCCGAAAACGGGACGATCGGAGTGCTGATCCTGCTGGCACTCCTCGGGGCACCGCTCTACGTGCTGTACAACACCCTCCAGGTTACCGACGACGAGGATTGCCGCGCAACGTCGATCGCGATCCTCATCAGCCATTGCAATTACATTCTGCTGATCGGCATCATTCCGATGCTCGAACACGAGGTCGCCTGGATCGTCCTGGCACTATCGACCGCCGTGGGCAACATCGGGATGGGCCGCGTCCACCGCGCTTCGATTCTGGAAGGGCCGCCACGTGCCATCCCCCTTTCCCGGCCGTCGCGGCAACCAACCCCCGGGCTGAGTACATCGACGGGCTGA
- a CDS encoding glycosyltransferase codes for MAVGEEQRGTEDLMTDPARPLHVAHLLGGREGGGITTAIRALVRHLPKDITCSLVTLRPMPAAENIVPDDCLHLIRRAFTGDPRTVTLLERLCDRLEVDILHTHSISSNLYGRLLRRRRRDLSLVTTVHASTRAEVRGASRSPWKGRALAWIDFAMRGLTDHFIAVSDSLRDELIERGTGPDQVTAIPHGLDVGDLAASDAEIAAARKQFDLPPERPLIGIVGRLTWVKNHDLFLRAARRVVDAAPDTLFVIVGDGPLRNQLSQTVASLGLEGHVRFTGWIEHVAPLLQLLDIMVLASHSEGFGYAVIEGMATDCVPVVTRIGEMPRIIDDHRTGRIVPPGDEVAMADALLELIRNPQERTAMASAARRDVLERFSVDREVVGTRACYLDVIRRR; via the coding sequence ATGGCGGTTGGGGAAGAACAGCGGGGAACTGAAGATCTGATGACGGATCCGGCACGTCCGCTCCATGTCGCCCACCTGCTGGGTGGTCGGGAAGGAGGCGGAATTACGACCGCGATCCGCGCGCTCGTTCGCCACCTGCCCAAGGACATCACCTGCTCGCTCGTCACGCTTCGACCGATGCCAGCCGCGGAGAACATCGTCCCGGACGATTGTCTCCACCTCATCCGTCGTGCGTTCACGGGGGACCCGCGGACGGTGACACTGCTCGAGCGGCTCTGCGACCGCCTGGAGGTCGACATCCTTCATACGCACAGCATCTCGAGCAACCTGTACGGGCGACTGCTCCGCCGCCGACGCCGCGACCTGTCGCTCGTGACGACCGTTCACGCCTCGACCCGTGCCGAAGTCCGCGGGGCCTCGCGAAGCCCCTGGAAGGGACGGGCCCTCGCATGGATCGACTTCGCAATGCGGGGACTGACCGACCACTTCATTGCCGTCTCGGATTCACTCCGCGACGAACTGATCGAACGAGGCACGGGCCCCGATCAGGTGACCGCCATCCCCCACGGCCTGGATGTCGGAGATCTGGCAGCGTCCGACGCAGAGATCGCCGCGGCGCGGAAGCAGTTCGACCTGCCCCCAGAGCGGCCGCTGATCGGCATCGTCGGCCGGCTCACCTGGGTCAAGAATCACGATCTCTTCCTGCGGGCGGCCCGGCGTGTTGTCGACGCAGCTCCTGACACTCTGTTCGTGATCGTCGGCGACGGCCCGCTGCGCAACCAGTTGAGCCAGACCGTCGCGTCGCTGGGACTGGAAGGCCATGTGCGGTTTACCGGCTGGATCGAACATGTTGCCCCACTGCTCCAACTGCTCGACATCATGGTCCTCGCATCGCATAGCGAAGGTTTCGGCTATGCCGTCATCGAGGGCATGGCGACCGACTGCGTCCCGGTCGTGACACGGATCGGCGAGATGCCGCGGATCATTGACGATCACCGTACCGGGCGTATTGTTCCACCGGGTGACGAGGTTGCCATGGCAGACGCACTGCTTGAGCTGATCCGTAATCCTCAAGAACGAACCGCGATGGCATCTGCCGCGCGTCGCGACGTACTTGAACGTTTCTCGGTTGATCGGGAAGTCGTCGGGACCCGGGCGTGTTATCTTGATGTCATCCGCCGGAGGTAA
- a CDS encoding S1 family peptidase, translating to MVRPASSVATTAPVPPVPPVPVVPPKRFSVERLEDRLLLSAGVGAFKGFFPLEIEHGAEHDHGDSGISVFPKIINGTPTDQFDTVGIVGDNVFGGFCTGTLITPTHVLTAGHCAQGVGDTEGIFVLDGNVYTTSNVYVHPNYNAFTLANDIAIYELSQPVVGVTPSPLFDGIPQVGMELILVGYGAGGDASGHNGDFGTLRVGTTELEFVGATTIEWNFDIPSESNTAPGDSGGPAFVDINGTLEIIGVTSGGTKQNAGLGDHAFDTRVDAFSNWIDAVTSDEIVDINGPSSASAGTVINYTITGATPGERVYFVYGTQPGSFTVPGTGLTLDMNNPQLLTSAIADVDGNVTISKFVPAGLAGNTFLLQAVEPAHSEVSSLVSLNLT from the coding sequence ATGGTCCGCCCTGCAAGCAGTGTCGCGACGACGGCCCCTGTCCCGCCTGTGCCCCCCGTCCCTGTGGTGCCTCCCAAACGATTCTCCGTGGAGCGACTCGAGGACCGCCTGCTGCTCAGTGCCGGAGTCGGTGCCTTCAAAGGGTTCTTCCCGCTCGAAATCGAGCACGGAGCAGAGCACGACCACGGCGACTCCGGAATCAGCGTTTTCCCGAAGATCATCAATGGCACCCCGACCGACCAGTTCGACACGGTCGGAATCGTCGGGGACAACGTTTTCGGCGGCTTCTGCACCGGTACGCTGATTACTCCCACGCACGTCCTCACGGCCGGACACTGCGCCCAGGGAGTCGGCGACACCGAGGGAATCTTCGTCCTCGACGGCAACGTCTACACGACGTCCAACGTCTACGTGCATCCCAACTACAACGCCTTCACGCTCGCCAACGACATCGCGATTTACGAGCTTTCGCAGCCCGTCGTCGGTGTGACGCCCTCTCCCCTCTTCGATGGCATTCCACAGGTCGGTATGGAACTGATCCTGGTCGGCTACGGGGCCGGGGGAGACGCATCGGGGCATAATGGCGACTTCGGCACGCTTCGCGTCGGCACGACCGAACTCGAATTTGTCGGTGCAACAACGATCGAGTGGAACTTCGACATTCCCTCCGAGAGCAACACTGCTCCCGGCGACTCGGGCGGCCCGGCATTCGTCGACATCAATGGAACACTCGAGATCATCGGTGTGACCTCCGGCGGTACCAAGCAGAACGCCGGACTGGGCGATCACGCCTTCGACACCCGTGTCGATGCGTTCTCCAACTGGATCGATGCGGTCACCAGCGACGAAATCGTCGACATCAACGGCCCCTCGTCCGCTTCAGCCGGAACCGTCATCAACTACACGATCACCGGTGCCACGCCGGGAGAACGGGTCTACTTCGTCTACGGCACGCAGCCGGGCAGTTTCACCGTTCCCGGAACCGGCCTGACGCTCGACATGAACAACCCCCAACTGCTGACCAGTGCCATCGCCGACGTCGACGGGAACGTCACAATCAGCAAATTCGTGCCAGCCGGACTGGCCGGCAACACCTTCCTGCTGCAGGCTGTCGAACCGGCTCACAGCGAGGTCAGCAGTCTCGTTTCGCTCAACCTGACCTGA
- a CDS encoding sulfotransferase domain-containing protein translates to MHKIVARGITPVTATQYVATRLRERAQVMLRRLSSDQRPLPDFLIIGGQKCGTSSLYRYLISHPQIEPSLTKEVHYFDLHYGKGEAWYSAHFPRCDRADERGLERGFLTGESSPYYLMDPRVPKRVADLIPDVKLIVLLRNPIDRAFSHYHSQVRRGREKLSFEDAIDTEPERLAGEEERLLADPSCTSSAHRHFSYTAKGIYIDQIERWLEVFDRERLLVLNTADLRRDAPRSVARVESFLGLEPHEIEVSTAHNVGSYAPMHESTRARLREFFRPHNERLFAFLGEEWTWD, encoded by the coding sequence ATGCACAAGATCGTCGCCCGCGGAATCACACCCGTTACCGCTACGCAGTACGTCGCGACGCGGCTGCGGGAACGAGCGCAGGTCATGCTGCGACGTCTCTCGAGCGACCAGCGTCCGCTGCCGGACTTCCTGATTATTGGCGGTCAGAAATGCGGAACGTCCTCCCTCTATCGCTACCTCATCAGCCATCCGCAGATCGAACCGAGCCTGACCAAGGAAGTCCACTACTTCGATCTGCACTACGGCAAGGGGGAGGCCTGGTACAGTGCCCACTTCCCCCGATGTGACCGTGCCGATGAACGGGGACTCGAGCGCGGCTTTCTCACCGGCGAATCCAGCCCCTACTACCTGATGGATCCGCGGGTGCCGAAGCGCGTCGCCGATCTGATTCCCGATGTGAAGCTGATCGTCCTGCTTCGCAATCCGATCGACCGGGCCTTCTCGCACTACCATTCACAGGTCCGTCGCGGCCGCGAGAAACTTTCGTTCGAAGATGCCATCGACACCGAACCGGAGCGTCTGGCCGGCGAGGAAGAACGACTGCTTGCCGATCCCTCGTGCACGAGTTCTGCGCACCGCCATTTCTCGTACACCGCGAAGGGAATCTACATCGACCAGATCGAGCGCTGGCTCGAAGTGTTCGACCGCGAGCGCCTGCTCGTGCTGAATACAGCCGACCTTCGCCGTGATGCGCCCCGGAGCGTCGCACGCGTTGAGTCCTTCCTCGGACTCGAGCCACACGAGATCGAAGTCTCGACCGCCCATAATGTCGGAAGCTACGCACCAATGCACGAGTCGACGCGGGCGCGACTTCGTGAGTTCTTTCGTCCCCACAACGAGCGACTGTTCGCATTCCTGGGTGAAGAATGGACCTGGGACTGA
- a CDS encoding GNAT family N-acetyltransferase encodes MPGPAASDNDLTIRAAHPDDWPTLVDFNCRLAEESEGQILDRETVAVGVKALLADAHKGRYFVACRSDRIIGQLMHTREWSDWRNGDIWWLQSVYVRPEERGRGVLRALYNHLQQLAEAATDPRVVGLRLYMEQGNDLARTVYTQLGLRPAGYEVLERIPSRS; translated from the coding sequence ATGCCCGGTCCCGCCGCTTCCGATAACGACCTGACGATTCGTGCTGCTCATCCCGACGACTGGCCCACCCTCGTCGACTTCAATTGCCGCCTCGCCGAAGAGTCCGAAGGGCAGATTCTGGATCGCGAGACGGTCGCCGTCGGCGTGAAGGCCCTGCTCGCCGACGCGCACAAGGGCCGATACTTCGTCGCCTGTCGCAGCGATCGCATCATCGGCCAGCTGATGCATACCCGCGAGTGGAGCGACTGGCGCAACGGCGACATCTGGTGGCTGCAGAGCGTTTACGTCAGACCGGAGGAACGGGGACGGGGCGTCCTTCGTGCTCTGTACAACCACCTCCAGCAACTGGCCGAGGCCGCGACCGATCCGCGGGTCGTCGGACTGCGGCTGTATATGGAGCAGGGCAACGACCTGGCCCGCACTGTGTACACACAACTCGGACTTCGTCCGGCCGGGTACGAGGTGCTCGAGCGGATTCCCTCCCGCTCCTGA
- a CDS encoding glycosyltransferase family 4 protein: MRIALVAHRFGGPTGGIERAVEELARRLCSDHEVHVFTQQFDAPEIADSVVHHPIPQLTRRWSLNLLWFFLLSRYYVSREQFDVIHLHCPAWIPEAISTCHGHPRAGIEAYRKIAGQYSRKEFRRRARRFRLCQPILEYNYKPRNCQAVIAVSPEVHRGLVSLCGTPEAKLHVIPNGVDASAFAAASGAQDREAIRREYGIEQEAFVFLFVGNFFHRKGLNMLIQAFAKLDDASCRLMVVGGDEKSVTWASELSAEYGAGDRVVFCGMQRDVPRYYAASDAFVFPSIYEPFGLVVLEAMASGLPVVSGRTGVSEEVVETGVNGLLVDNVADCGELARAMAVLSQAPADAKEMGRQARESAKRFSWDASVASTVELYEQVVGLRGK; this comes from the coding sequence ATGAGAATCGCCCTTGTGGCTCACAGATTCGGAGGTCCGACAGGCGGGATCGAACGGGCCGTGGAGGAACTGGCGCGGCGGCTGTGCAGCGATCACGAAGTGCACGTCTTCACGCAGCAGTTTGATGCGCCGGAGATCGCCGATTCGGTGGTCCATCACCCGATACCGCAGCTGACCCGACGCTGGTCGCTGAACCTGCTGTGGTTCTTCCTGCTCAGCCGGTATTACGTCTCGCGCGAACAATTCGACGTCATCCACCTGCACTGCCCGGCGTGGATTCCCGAGGCGATTTCGACCTGTCACGGCCACCCGCGTGCCGGCATAGAGGCGTACCGCAAGATTGCCGGCCAGTACAGCCGCAAGGAGTTTCGCCGCCGCGCCCGCCGGTTCCGTCTGTGTCAGCCGATTCTCGAGTACAACTACAAGCCGCGCAACTGCCAGGCGGTGATCGCCGTTTCTCCGGAGGTGCACCGCGGCCTGGTCAGCCTGTGCGGGACACCGGAAGCTAAGCTGCACGTCATTCCCAACGGCGTCGATGCGTCTGCCTTCGCGGCAGCGAGTGGGGCGCAGGACCGGGAAGCGATCCGCAGGGAGTATGGGATCGAACAGGAGGCATTCGTGTTCCTGTTTGTTGGCAACTTCTTCCATCGCAAGGGGCTGAACATGCTCATCCAGGCCTTCGCGAAACTGGATGATGCGTCATGCCGGCTGATGGTCGTCGGCGGTGACGAGAAGAGTGTGACGTGGGCCAGCGAACTGAGCGCCGAGTACGGAGCGGGTGATCGCGTGGTGTTCTGCGGGATGCAGCGGGACGTGCCGCGGTACTACGCCGCAAGTGATGCATTCGTGTTCCCGAGCATCTACGAGCCGTTCGGGCTGGTCGTCCTCGAAGCGATGGCGAGCGGGCTGCCGGTCGTCAGCGGTCGCACGGGCGTTTCGGAAGAGGTCGTCGAAACCGGTGTGAATGGTCTGCTTGTGGACAATGTGGCGGACTGTGGCGAACTCGCACGTGCCATGGCAGTGCTGAGTCAGGCTCCGGCGGACGCGAAGGAGATGGGCCGGCAGGCACGGGAATCGGCGAAGCGGTTTTCGTGGGATGCGTCGGTGGCCAGCACGGTTGAGCTGTATGAGCAGGTTGTCGGTCTGCGCGGCAAGTAG
- a CDS encoding coiled-coil domain-containing protein, which translates to MDRTSMNETHTGESTWHGLVEAAKQLNWRLVFTGITVGVLGMHILVVRPLSSQIGAIHHDMVELQEGMKELAGSRNDVWQTNDLLTALELQREKLAETEQAVEAIRALRQEIEVEAARTREAMAAVRGMAELQDGVMTVHSGQADAMDAIGEIASVNRELMSVTASADEQMAGLETLRGSLKELSLVKEDLIAHSADVDAARTSLDELAGLKTQVLESGVEVEKARASLAGLADLKNQVTEASADVETVAASADLLIGLKDQIVAGSKDTELAKQNAGELLALHDSLIDEEHLNIADADRNLEGLLTLQADLAGRGEQIARSIQTLELLNDFQVAYSEQIGQLDGMRRELTELILMQNTIARTVRTLRPLADLGNLRRLGDDEVREAARVILDRRAGRVGANDLPADALLEESVESDTTGGLVPTPPADVVVE; encoded by the coding sequence ATGGATCGAACATCGATGAACGAGACTCATACGGGGGAATCGACGTGGCACGGTCTGGTTGAAGCAGCGAAGCAGCTCAACTGGCGACTGGTGTTCACCGGCATCACGGTGGGCGTACTGGGGATGCACATTCTGGTCGTGCGTCCGCTCAGCTCGCAGATCGGGGCCATCCACCACGATATGGTGGAACTGCAGGAGGGGATGAAGGAACTGGCCGGCAGTCGCAACGACGTCTGGCAGACCAATGACCTGCTGACCGCGCTGGAGCTGCAGCGTGAGAAGCTCGCCGAGACCGAGCAGGCGGTCGAAGCAATTCGTGCTCTGCGCCAGGAGATCGAAGTCGAGGCGGCCCGGACGCGGGAAGCGATGGCTGCGGTGCGCGGAATGGCCGAACTGCAGGATGGCGTGATGACCGTGCACTCCGGTCAGGCGGATGCGATGGACGCGATCGGCGAGATCGCCAGCGTCAACCGCGAACTGATGTCGGTGACCGCTTCGGCCGACGAGCAGATGGCCGGACTCGAGACGCTTCGCGGCAGCCTCAAGGAGCTTTCGCTCGTCAAGGAAGACCTGATCGCCCACAGCGCCGATGTCGACGCGGCTCGTACTTCGCTCGACGAACTGGCCGGTCTGAAGACGCAGGTTCTCGAGAGCGGCGTCGAAGTCGAGAAGGCTCGCGCTTCGCTGGCCGGTCTCGCGGATCTGAAGAACCAGGTGACCGAAGCTTCGGCTGATGTCGAAACCGTCGCGGCTTCCGCCGATCTGCTGATCGGGCTGAAGGATCAGATCGTTGCCGGTTCGAAGGACACGGAACTGGCGAAGCAGAACGCCGGCGAACTGCTTGCTCTGCACGACTCGCTGATCGACGAAGAGCACCTCAACATTGCCGATGCCGATCGGAACCTCGAAGGTCTGTTGACCCTGCAGGCGGATCTGGCCGGTCGCGGCGAGCAGATCGCCCGTTCGATCCAGACGCTGGAGCTGCTCAACGACTTCCAGGTCGCCTACAGCGAGCAGATCGGCCAACTGGATGGCATGCGTCGTGAGCTGACGGAACTGATCCTGATGCAGAACACGATCGCCCGCACGGTCCGTACGCTGCGTCCGCTGGCCGATCTCGGCAACCTGCGTCGGCTCGGTGACGACGAAGTCCGCGAAGCGGCCCGCGTCATCCTGGACCGCCGCGCCGGCCGCGTCGGAGCCAACGATCTCCCGGCTGATGCTCTGCTGGAAGAGTCGGTTGAAAGCGACACGACGGGCGGTCTCGTCCCCACGCCTCCGGCGGACGTGGTCGTCGAGTAA
- a CDS encoding GNAT family N-acetyltransferase produces MSDEKTSPVALGKPVLRMVRREDLPQLTSLVSRIHGLTHSEEHLRWKYFENPAGAPVSSVAEVDGRIIGHLGAMTANYRIDGRPIRGSQEVDIFVDEEYRGARTFFRLFRERLNISKREDVNFSYGFTIEKTSTIGRKAMGLTRIGPIPRLACPVDTREWFRRRVRIGPLASAASAAANTFLTLSRPKGPPLPEGLQLIPIERFDDRFDAFCEKTQDDYTVMLVKNADYLNWRYIDIPEVEYEILAAERGPDGPIEGFCVIGTEYGNERRGRLVDLVTPRQDSTALTTSLIAAALARLQERKVHAVAAWSFPHMHTYEPLRSLGFRWRTVEGQDLVCRHTGPSDPDEILPLISPQENWCVAQGDSDFY; encoded by the coding sequence ATGTCGGATGAAAAAACATCACCCGTTGCACTTGGCAAGCCCGTCCTGCGGATGGTCCGCCGGGAAGACCTGCCGCAACTCACCAGCCTCGTCAGCCGCATTCACGGACTGACGCACAGCGAGGAACACCTCCGCTGGAAATACTTCGAAAATCCGGCCGGGGCCCCGGTCTCGTCGGTCGCCGAGGTCGATGGACGCATCATCGGACATCTCGGAGCGATGACGGCTAACTACCGGATTGACGGTCGCCCCATTCGCGGCAGCCAGGAAGTCGACATCTTCGTCGACGAGGAGTACCGCGGCGCTCGCACGTTCTTTCGCCTGTTCCGTGAACGCCTCAACATCAGCAAACGGGAGGACGTCAACTTCAGCTACGGGTTCACGATCGAGAAGACGTCCACCATCGGCCGCAAGGCAATGGGACTGACCCGCATCGGTCCGATCCCCCGGCTGGCCTGTCCGGTCGATACCCGCGAATGGTTTCGTCGGCGCGTCCGCATCGGCCCGCTCGCCAGTGCCGCCAGTGCCGCCGCGAATACGTTTCTGACTCTTTCGCGTCCCAAAGGGCCGCCGCTTCCCGAGGGGCTGCAGCTCATCCCGATCGAGCGTTTCGACGATCGTTTCGACGCCTTTTGCGAGAAGACGCAGGACGACTACACCGTCATGCTCGTCAAGAATGCCGACTACCTCAACTGGCGGTACATCGACATTCCCGAAGTCGAGTACGAGATCCTGGCCGCAGAGCGTGGCCCGGACGGTCCGATCGAAGGCTTCTGCGTCATCGGGACCGAGTACGGCAACGAGCGTCGCGGGCGACTCGTCGACCTGGTGACACCGCGTCAGGACTCGACCGCGCTGACAACCTCCCTGATCGCCGCCGCCCTCGCGCGGCTGCAGGAGCGGAAGGTCCACGCGGTCGCCGCCTGGTCGTTTCCTCACATGCACACTTACGAGCCGCTCCGCTCGCTCGGATTCCGCTGGCGAACGGTCGAAGGGCAGGATCTTGTCTGCCGCCACACCGGCCCGTCCGACCCCGACGAGATCCTGCCACTCATCTCGCCGCAGGAGAACTGGTGCGTCGCTCAGGGAGACTCGGACTTCTACTGA